The following coding sequences lie in one Oncorhynchus gorbuscha isolate QuinsamMale2020 ecotype Even-year linkage group LG10, OgorEven_v1.0, whole genome shotgun sequence genomic window:
- the LOC124045195 gene encoding protein odd-skipped-related 1-like, with amino-acid sequence MGSKTLPAPVPLHPSLQLANYSFLQTSNGFQLPTDQVPGIYSFSALHAVHLHQWTLGYPPFALPRCTFSKLPALMDCRFPGIPSIPIFPHLVQSKDQAAAADTAATAMGLFQGSKNKPQPRFDFANLAAAATQEDPLKAEDLSIMRAVATTSPRHGGLGCLMDIAKLSSPERKPSRGRLPSKTKKEFVCKFCGRHFTKSYNLLIHERTHTDERPYTCDICHKAFRRQDHLRDHRYIHSKEKPFKCQECGKGFCQSRTLAVHKTLHMQVKELKPSKMK; translated from the exons ATGGGCAGCAAGACTCTTCCAGCCCCggttcccctccacccctccctgcaGCTCGCCAACTACTCCTTTCTTCAGACCTCCAATGGCTTCCAGCTACCCACGGACCAGGTCCCTGGCATCTATAGCTTCAGCGCCCTGCATGCCGTCCACCTCCATCAGTGGACCCTGGGCTACCCTCCCTTCGCTCTTCCCCGCTGCACTTTCTCCAAGCTCCCAGCCCTGATGGACTGCCGCTTCCCAGGCATACCTTCCATCCCCATCTTTCCCCACCTGGTCCAGTCCAAGGACCAGGCCGCTGCGGCCGACACCGCAGCTACTGCCATGGGTCTCTTCCAGGGCTCCAAGAACAAGCCTCAGCCACGCTTCGACTTCGCCAACTTGGCTGCTGCAGCCACCCAGGAAGACCCACTGAAGGCAGAGGACTTGAGCATAATGAGGGCAGTCGCCACCACTTCCCCTCGCCATGGCGGGCTAGGCTGTCTCATGGACATAGCCAAGCTGTCATCGCCCGAGCGCAAGCCCAGCCGCGGCCGCCTGCCCTCCAAGACCAAGAAGGAGTTTGTGTGCAAGTTCTGCGGCCGCCACTTCACCAAGTCCTACAACCTGCTTATCCACGAGCGGACGCACACGGACGAAAGGCCGTACACCTGCGACATCTGCCACAAGGCCTTCCGGAGGCAGGACCACCTCCGAGACCATAG GTACATCCATTCCAAGGAGAAACCTTTCAAGTGCCAGGAGTGTGGAAAGGGATTTTGTCAGTCCAGAACTCTAGCCGTCCATAAAACGTTGCACATGCAGGTCAAGGAACTAAAGCCATCCAAGATGAAGTGA